The following coding sequences are from one Mastomys coucha isolate ucsf_1 unplaced genomic scaffold, UCSF_Mcou_1 pScaffold9, whole genome shotgun sequence window:
- the Tspan14 gene encoding tetraspanin-14 has translation MHYYRYSNAEVSCWYKYLLFSYNIVFWLAGVVFLGVGLWAWSEKGVLSDLTKVTRLHGIDPVVLVLMVGVVMFTLGFAGCVGALRENICLLKFFCGAIVLIFFLELAVAVLAFLFQDWVRDRFREFFESNIRSYRDDIDLQNLIDSLQKANQCCGAYGPEDWDLNVYFNCSGASYSREKCGVPFSCCVPDPAQKVVNTQCGYDVRIQLKSKWDEFIFTKGCIQALEGWLPRNIYIVAGVFIAISLLQIFGIFLARTLISDIEAVKAGHHF, from the exons ATGCACTATTATAGATACTCGAACGCCGAGGTCAGCTGCTGGTACAAGTACCTGCTCTTCAGCTACAATATCGTCTTTTGG TTGGCTGGAGTTGTCTTCCTTGGAGTCGGGCTGTGGGCATGGAGCGAAAAG ggTGTGCTGTCCGACCTCACAAAGGTGACCCGGTTGCATGGAATCGACCCTGTAGTGCTGGTCTTGATGGTGGGCGTGGTGATGTTCACATTGGGATTCGCAGGCTGTGTCGGGGCCCTTCGAGAGAACATCTGCCTGCTCAAGTTT TTCTGTGGGGCCATTGTGCTCATCTTCTTCCTGGAACTGGCCGTGGCTGTGTTGGCCTTTTTATTCCAAGACTGGGTGAGGGATCGGTTCCGGGAATTCTTCGAGAGCAACATCAGGTCCTATCGGGATGACATTGACCTGCAGAACCTCATTGACTCCCTTCAGAAAGCC AATCAGTGCTGCGGGGCTTACGGCCCTGAAGACTGGGACCTTAATGTCTACTTCAACTGTAGTGGTGCCAGCTACAGCCGAGAGAAGTGTGGGGTACCCTTCTCCTGCTGCGTGCCGGATCCTGCA CAAAAAGTTGTGAACACACAGTGTGGCTATGATGTCAGGATTCAG TTGAAGAGCAAGTGGGATGAGTTCATCTTCACAAAAGGATGCATTCAGGCTCTGGAAGGCTGGCTGCCCAGGAACATCTACATTGTGGCTGGTGTCTTCATTGCCATCTCACTGCTGCAG ATCTTTGGCATCTTCCTGGCGAGGACCCTGATCTCAGACATCGAGGCAGTGAAGGCAGGTCATCACTTCTGA